The Aedes albopictus strain Foshan chromosome 1, AalbF5, whole genome shotgun sequence genomic interval gaaactcctggaagaatttccgaagcactcctggaggatttcccggtgacttcttggagaaactctagaagaattcctagagaaattccctggaaactcctggaggaactgccgaggaactcctggagaagattttttgaagggatATCCTGGGAACtatcggagaaattcccggggaactactacaggaattcccatggaactcctggaggaattctcgaggaacttctggaggaattcccgagtaactactacaggaattcccatggaactcctggaggaatttccgaggaactcctggaggtattctcgaagattttttgaagggatATCCTGGGAActaccggagaaattcccgaggaactactacaggaattccaacggaactcctggaggaatttccgagaagttcctgcaggaattcccgaggaacttctggaggaattcccgaggaactgcaggaagaattcccgcagaactcctggaggaatttccgaggggttcctggaggaattcccaaggagcttctggagaaattctcgaggaacttctagaagaattcccgatgaactcctggaggatttcccggtgacttcctggagcaattctaggataactcctggggaaattccctggaaactcctggatgaattgccggggaactcctggaggtattctcggagaatttttatatgaatttccggagaactctcggagaaattcccggggagctACTACAGGAACTCCCTGTTGTATAGACTACAGCATGGTGATCTTAGGTGGCGATGAGCTACGGGTACCATCATAGAAGGCATTGATTCTGGATAAATGTCAGAAAAATAAAAACGCATTTCAGTTCTTCAACGAACGTTAAGCAGTGAAGATCTGAGAGTGAAGATATACGAAAGCGAAGAGCTGCCACAACGTCCCGTCTTCCAATGAAGACTGAAGACTAGAATAGGACCATGGAGAACCTCCGGTCACAACATTGGCGTAGTTGAGACTCCCATCAGTGGATTTCTTTTGAATAGAAAAATACAGAAGTTTTGAAGATGAAGATTAGAAGTAATTATTCACTCTGAAAAACGGTAGGCTTTAACTGTAGCTTATGATGTTGTCCTGTTACCAAATACTCTGGGCTCTGATAGATAATACAGATACTCTTGAAATGAactccgatagagaaggcggagATTCATAGATAAAATAGGACTCTGATTGAGAAGGCAGAGGTCCTAAACATGGATTCCGATAGAGAAGGCGGATATTCATATAGTGTGAATTGGGCTCTGATGGAAAAGGCAGAGTTACCTTTTGATTTGGGctccgatagagaaggcggagtTCCATAGATACAAAAGGGCTCAGATTGAAAAGGCAGAGACGCTAAAGATGAactccgatagagaaggcggagATTCATATAAATATTATTGGGCTCTGATGTAAAAGGCAGAGTTACCTTTTAGTGGAACTCTGATAGAGAAGGCGGAGTTCCCTTCGACGATAGGAGGCGGAAAAGTAACCTTATTAACATAATCCGGAAGTGTGAGGACTTTTACCGGACCGGTTGGGAGAGAGTTTTGCCACTGAATACCAAACCAATAGGATACAAaagtgtgagaaaaaaaaagaaagtatTCTGCTTCTGGATTAGAAATATTGAAagtgattgaatgtctgtctgagATGTTTGGGGACGATGAGTGTCCCAGCTATAAAAAAAGAAGGATCTGGTTaatattggatttgtattggattgagATTGGATTTAGTTTGGATTAAGATGAGATTTGGAATGGAATCGGATTTGATTTAGATTGCATTTGTCTTAAATTTGGATTGAATTAAagtaaatttggattggatttgtattgaatttgaattggattggttTTGAATTGGACTGGATCTTAAAtgtgctttgattggatttgtaatggatttcaattggatttggaTACAATtcatattggatttggatttggattagatctggattggatttggattgaattggatttgaattgaatttggattattcttggattggatttggattggattagaattgattttggattggatttggattggaattggattggatttggattggatttggattggatttggattggatttgaattggatttggattggattggatttggtttggatctgttttggatttggattgtaccTGAATTGGAtttgggtttgatttggattggatttagattggattgaatttgaattggatctggatcggattcggattggatttggattagatttgtattggatttgaattggatttggataggatttagattggattgaatttggattgaattggatttgaattgaatttggattattcttggattggatttggattggattagaattgattttggattggatttggattggaattggattggatttggattggatttggattggatttggatttggatttgatttggattggatttggattggatttgaattggatttggattggattggatttggtttggatctgttttggatttggattgtaccTGAATTGGAtttgggtttgatttggattggatttagattggattgaatttgaattggatctGGATCGGATtcggattggaattggattagatttgtattggatttgaattggatttggataggatttagattggattgaatttgcattggatttggattagatttggttgGATCtgtattgaatttggattggactggatctggattggatgtggattggatttggattggtccTGGATTGAAtttgggtttgatttggattggatttggattcgattgGATTTGACTGGatctggattgggtttggattggattttgattggatttggattagatttgtatTGGatctgtattggatttggattggatttggattagatttgtattggatttggattggatttggattggatttgaattgtaaTTGGATTTGAtttatattggatttggattggattggattagcattggatttggatttgatctggattggatttggattgaattggatttgaattgaatttgaattatacttggattggatttggattggattagaattgagtttggattatatttggattgaatttggatctgATTTGCATtaaatatggattggatttgaattggacttggattggattggattaaattttaattgggtttgaattggatttaatttagaaaaaaaaaatggtgaacaTATATTGCAGGAAGATAATATGTGATTACGATGTGTTTGTCTTCACTCCGTGTCGTCAGGAAGCGTTCGAGACTCTTAAACTCTGAAGGAATATAATATCAGATAACAAGTAGCATTTTTGAGTTAAATCATTTCGAGGAGCTAAGTTAACCAAGATTAAACCGTTATTTAAATAAGGTGTTACTGTGTTTTTGTAAAATACCATCTACTAGCTGATGTTATGACTCGTTGTTAAATCTATAAGTAAATATTTAAGTTAATGATAAAATAAGAGTAGAGGCGGGAAGTAATGTTGTATAGACTACAGCATGGTGATCTTAGGTGGCGATGAGCTACGGGTACCATCATAGAAGGCATTGATTCTGGATAAATGTCAGAAAAATAAAAACGCATTTCAGTTCTTCAACGAACGTTAAGCAGTGAAGATCTGAGAGTGAAGATATACGAAAGCGAAGAGCTGCCACAACGTCCCGTCTTCCAATGAAGACTGAAGACTAGAATAGGACCATGGAGAACCTCAGTCCAGAACGTGACTGAGTTACCAAAAGTCagcgaaaaaaaaatgacattttttacaTGTTTACTGCGATCAAATCAATAGTAGTTTTGATGTTCAAATTATCCACCTTCATTGGCACAATAATAAATGCAATACTGATTGCATAATAAATACGAAATAAAAATATCTCATCTACCTAATAGAAGCAGCGTGACTAGCTAAacagtagggtaggtaatcaaaatttgaaccaaattgtggctttctgaagcagtacaaattttaagtgattttttctcccgatGGAaaaaatttactacggcaaaattgtatgtacatgaaagccacgggtataagctttctgttaaatggtaaaaagtttgtatttgaaccgaatttcattgaaatatttgatttttcatcaacaatgattttaatcttaatttgaaccatcgtaatcataatttgaaccaattttaatcttaatttgaactactgccggcagcagctcgagcaactcacaatacAGCCAATtgcatgctaaacaatgaaaaatcacatcaatctgctaattctcatacctatttttccttgggcagtggaatctcaactcagaatgttcgaaattcttcaggaatttggaaactaaatttggattttttcattccccaagagtaaacaaagcaaccactagcgcaatctacaggccaacactagaagctcacacccgtttactagttcaaatttagattacaaatggttcaacttaagataacattctccaagtaagaatcacttaaatttgataattttatgacaaataatgcggaatattattcaattggtcgattctacgataaataagctttcatttgacgtgttcacatattgcgtgtgatacaatgcatgagctgtacgagtgcaccgaaaatgtgctttctctggggggaaatgggtgaaatcacagtgatttttcaactgCCTGTTTTCcgtgacaaaaacgcttttttcaatgtttttaaagtccatgttatcaggttatattacggaaagctgtttaacatctttttcgggacaatatttgcctggaaagtacgtcgttttaatgaattttgaaatggttcaaattaagattacaatttgactagttcaaagtttgatttcttaccctaacccGATATCCATCGCCAGCAGCGTGAGTTACCACCAAAGGGATTCCCAGGCCCCTAGCCATGTAATGTACCTATGTTATTTAATTATTACGCCAGGTCTAAGCCAGGACAGGGAGTGAGCAGGCCAGAGAAACTCGGAACAAATTCCGCGTGCCGATCCAAACTACACAGATCTAATTCGCGAGCCAGGAGAGATGACTGCACAAAAATCTTTCCAAACAAGATCCGTTCTGGCACCTTTAGGAAGCACTGCCAGCCAACACTAACGTGTCACTGTTTTACATCATAGTGAGTAATTAACGGTTGAATTAACGCTATTCGTTAACGTTGATTTAACGCattccgttgacgttaacgttaattACCATAAAAattaacgcaacgccgttgacgttgatttcgGCGGAAATTAACgtcaacggcgttaatcgttgattaacgttaacaaccctgacgGAGAGTGGCTAGCGGGAGTTGTGGTACCTGCATGCAGTAGGCTTACGTGTGAACTGCTAGCCAGCAGAGCAGACAGCGGATGTTCGGCGAGCAGAACGATAGGGCGCTTGTTGGCGGTGGATAGTGCGGCGTTACGTAGGCGAGCACCCATGCGGAGGGTACCATCGATGAAAGATTTCAGCAGCTTGAGCGCtgatcagggtcgtgcaatttcgaaaggaaaacatgacgtacgacagacgtagcaaatcgtttcccatgtcTCCTTTTGCAACGACGAAAAACGAACACGTTTTCGTCACATGGCATCCGACTGCAGACAAAAGGCGAACcagtcaagcttttattgacGATTTAGCCCCGGTCTTTCGGAGCTGTTGAATTAGCTCTGATGGTATGCTTGTTGTGCTGCCGACCCAaaggtttttggttcgattccggATGAAGGCGTGTTtcatttttgcgttttttttctgATCAGCTATTCCCGTGAGGCTGATTATTTGTTCGCCTGCCCTCTCCGGTGTAAGCCACTCaacgaaaatgccaataaagagaaacggcaaaactttttcgtcgcgaccagcaaactgactgaggtgtatgaagaaaaatattcaagagctgctgactcagtgacgcaaactttttattacccgttgtcgtcagtgattGTGCTTCAGCtacgatgactattaacaaccctgagtttgatgataaaaattaataaattgcATAAAATGTGACCGTAtggtaatgagagcaaaaagtttgtcgcaaaatggggctaatAAGTTAAAATCTAAATTAATGCAAACGAATTTGGAAGACAATACTCATGGAGAATCGCCAGCTCAAGGACCTGATAGTTTCCGCAACGAACGGTCAAGTTCGATTAGAATTGATGCAGCTGAAACATCTTGGATGTCAACGTTTCCTACAAGTGGTATGTCGCTGGGCGCATTGAATATTCCCGAGTGCAGCCCATCCGACGGAGAAACTGAAATCGACAGGAAAGCTTATGAGCATTGGAGGAAAATTTTGGATGCATCTTTGGATCTCATGAAGTCAACGGACGAAAGAACTAaaataggaattttcaaaattaagGCTGGAGCGAAACTGCTGGAAGTATTCGAGAGTACGAAGACATCTCCTGGTATGCCGGATGAGATTTTGGAGCCATATGGCAACGCTATCGCTCGGCTGAATGAGTATTTTGGTTCAAGAACTTACATGATGTCTCAAAGAAGCAAACTCCTAAACATGACACAAAGAAAAGACGAAAGCAGCGTTCAATTTGTAAGACGGGTTGGAGCAGCCACAAAGCTGTGTGGTTATCTGGAAAGCGAAGAAATGGAATCCGTGATGCGTACAATTACCAGAGGTGCATTGGATAGTAGAGTTCGCAAGCTTGCTCATCGAAACTGGGTCCGGCAAGGATCGATCAAGGATTTGGTTGACGCGGTTCAGGATTCTGAAATTGAAAAACTTAATGAGGAGGAGTTTATGAAAACACAGCAGCGTAATTCTGCATCATCATCTGGAGCGGCAGTTATTGCAGCGGTCGAACGATATTCACATGTTCCGAGTTTCCGGCAAGGTGGATTCAACGGTATGAATTATTTTGATTGATCATTTATGCTTATATTGTTAATGAATTATGGTTTGAATCAGGTGACAGACCAGGTTGGAATCAAGCCGGAAAACGTGTTGCATACCGAGGAAGAAGAGGAGAAAACACAAGGACATTCTCGGGGCGTATCCCTGCCGCTGTTCAGACTCGGCAATGCTGGAGGTGTAGCAGCGTGTATCACTCAGCTTCCGAGTGTCCCGTGGTTAACAAAGTGTGCCATAAGTGTCAAACCAAAGGTCACATTGCTCGAATGTGTACCTCCGAAAGCGGATTCCGGGGAATTAAGAGACGGCTTCAAAGTGAACAAGTTCAGAATTCTCTCTCAAAGGAGTCCCGACGAATTTCAATGGTGAACGAACATGACGAACATGCAGAGGAGAAAGAAGCGAAGGTATTTTCTGATACTGATTCCAACGATTAGATGGGAGCTTTCTTAGtgattctttttattattttgaatatttttttttcttttgttttgtgtTTAATTAAATATAAAATCATTTAAATAAGATGTATAAAAAAGCGTCAATTCTGTTTACAACACATTAAGAATGCTCcgtagttgatttttttttagatttctagtTAATATGTAACGGTCGTTTATCGTAGATTACAAAATTGATTGAGTCCAAACGTGATCGAACAATCAGTATCGCAAAAGTTTCCAACGAGAAAATTGTTAAGACAAGGGAAGAAGCAGTAATCGTTGGCACGGTTGCTGGAGTCGAAGTGGATTTTTTTATTGATTCCGGAGCTCAAGTCAATACCGTGACAAAATCAGTGTTCGATTCAATGTTGGCAAGTGAACCCACGAAGAAATTATTGTATGATGTACGCTACCAATCTGATAGGCCATTGAAAGGATATGGATCAAGCAAAAATATTGATGTGTTGGCAACTTTTTCCGCGGAGCTGTATATCACAGACGATAGACCTCTGCTTACGGAAAAATTTTATGTTGTGGACGAAACCAGAGCATTGTTGGGTTTTAATACTGCATCGAGGTACAGTGTTTTATCTGTTGGACTTGATGTACCAGTGAAGGATATTGTAAATGGGGTATGGCCATGCGAACTGTCTCTTCCGAATGCAGCAAATATCAATCTAATTGGTGAACATAAGGAGTTCCCTAAATTTAACGTCCCTCCAGTGTCTCTTAAGTACAACAAAGAAATGCCACCATCTCGAAACGTGTATACACATATGCCGCCTCCTTTTAAAGACCGAGTAAAACAGAAGATTGATGATTTGCTTGCCACAGGTAGGTTAATAAATATGCTTCCAATCTCAATTGTTTTTTGCAGATTATTGATAAGTAAATTATTAACAGGCATAATTGAAGAAGTGACTGAATCTATGGACAGATCGTTTTGTTCGTCATTATTGGTGGTTCCTAAAGGAAAGGATGACATTCGTTTGGTGATAGATCTTAGAGGCCCCAACAAATGCATTTATAGGACACCTTTCAAAATGCCCACGTTCGATTCAATACTCATGGAATTGCATGGATCAACTTACTTCTCTACCATCGACCTAACTAGCGCCTATTTTCACGTGGAACTAGATAAGGATTCACGGCATTTAACAAATTTCTTCGCCGGTGATGCTTTGTACAGATACTGTAGACTACCTTTTGGGCTGTGTAATGCCCCCGATATTTTTCAAGAGATACTTCAATCGATCATTTTAAAGGGATGTAAAGGCACAGTGAATTACTTGGATGATGTTCTGATCCACGGAAGGACGAAAAAAGAGCATGATGAAAATCTAGCAGAAGTAATGAAACGTCTGGAGAACCACAACGTGAGCATAAACCTGTCGAAATGCGCAATCGGACAAACTTCTGTAAGATTTCTGGGATTCCGGCTTTCTGAAAATGGTTGGAAAATTGAAGAAGACAAAATAAGAGCAATTCAAAATTTTCGATCCCCCCAATCCTTGGCGGAAGTCACATGAACTTCTGTGTCATGTTTAGGAGTTTGCTTCTTTGAGACATCATGTAAGTTCTTGAACCAAAATACTCATTCAGCCGAGCGATAGCGTTGCCATATGGCTCCAAAATCTCATCCGGCATACCAGGAGATGTCTTCGTACTCTCGAATACTTCCAGCAGTTTCGCTCCAGCcttaattttgaaaattcctatttTAGTTCTTTCGTCCGTTGACTTCATGAGATCCAAAGATGCATCCAAAATTTTCCTCCAATGCTCATAAGCTTTCCTGTCGATTTCAGTTTCTCCGTCGGATGGGCTGCACTCGGGAATATTCAATGCGCCCAGCGACATACCACTTGTAGGAAACGTTGACATCCAAGATGTTTCAGCTGCATCAATTCTAATCGAACTTGACCGTTCGTTGCGGAAACTATCAGGTCCTTGAGCTGGCGATTCTCCATGAGTATTGTCTTCCAAATTCGTTTGCATTAATTTAGATTTTAACTTATTGTTTTCATTTTGGAGCGCTTTCAATTCTTTCAACAGTtcatcttccgtcattttcgaGTTGCTGAAAATGAAACATGAAGAGAAAATTTTACTACTGTTGCTATGGTAGTTGTTTTATTTTCAAACTTTAGGaaagaaaattttcacaaaatacaTGTGCTTTCTCAACCAAAGCTATTCAGATTCTCTTTTCGCGGTCATCTCTGCCTTATCTATCAGAGCTCTGAACAATGGATCTCCACCTTCTCTATTGGAGTCCTTTGAAACAGCCGCCTTCTCAATCGGAGTTTCAATTTAAAGAACATCCGCCTCTTTCATCGGAGTTCTTGAACAtccgccttctctatcggagtTCAAAACTTAGGAACAtccgccttctctatcggagtCCTACGAAACAACCGCCTTCTCAATCGGAGTTTCAATCTAAAGAACATCCGCCTTTTTTTATCGGAGTTCTAGAACATTTAAATTCTCTATCGGTGGTCATGACAAGGTTGTCAAGGTTTAAAGGATCTTCGCCTGTTTCATCGAAGTCCCTAAATATTACCATTTTCCATTTTCTTTGGATACTCACCCACGACCGGAAGACTCGGCTGCGCCATTGTTGAGTCCGGGGGTATCCAAATCGTCCATAATTCTAGTTCTTTACTTCCTTCTTCAAGATCGGCCCGCTTCGGTTTTACAGTTTCATGAAGAACATCTTTGCTGTTTCGTCTCTTCAACGAACGTTAAGCAGTGAAGATCTGAGAGTGAAGATATACGAAAGCGAAGAGCTGCCACAACGTCCCGTCTTCCAATGAAGACTAGAATAGGACCATGGAGAACCTCCGGTCACAACAC includes:
- the LOC134291690 gene encoding uncharacterized protein LOC134291690 codes for the protein MQTNLEDNTHGESPAQGPDSFRNERSSSIRIDAAETSWMSTFPTSGMSLGALNIPECSPSDGETEIDRKAYEHWRKILDASLDLMKSTDERTKIGIFKIKAGAKLLEVFESTKTSPGMPDEILEPYGNAIARLNEYFGSRTYMMSQRSKLLNMTQRKDESSVQFVRRVGAATKLCGYLESEEMESVMRTITRGALDSRVRKLAHRNWVRQGSIKDLVDAVQDSEIEKLNEEEFMKTQQRNSASSSGAAVIAAVERYSHVPSFRQGGFNGDRPGWNQAGKRVAYRGRRGENTRTFSGRIPAAVQTRQCWRCSSVYHSASECPVVNKVCHKCQTKGHIARMCTSESGFRGIKRRLQSEQVQNSLSKESRRISMVNEHDEHAEEKEAKVFSDTDSND
- the LOC134287385 gene encoding uncharacterized protein LOC134287385, translating into MDDLDTPGLNNGAAESSGRGNSKMTEDELLKELKALQNENNKLKSKLMQTNLEDNTHGESPAQGPDSFRNERSSSIRIDAAETSWMSTFPTSGMSLGALNIPECSPSDGETEIDRKAYEHWRKILDASLDLMKSTDERTKIGIFKIKAGAKLLEVFESTKTSPGMPDEILEPYGNAIARLNEYFGSRTYMMSQRSKLLNMTQKFM